The following are encoded together in the Robertmurraya sp. FSL R5-0851 genome:
- a CDS encoding dynamin family protein, giving the protein MSNTIFQHDTQITLSRLANLHTYFLSRGNEETAQKAKQLAIKLQEREYAIAFCGHFSAGKSTMINTLIGENILPSSPIPTSANLVKVKAGEDYAKVYFNEGRPLYYKAPYDYSMVKTYCKNGDEITSIEISKSNTKLTAGTAILDTPGIDSTDDAHRIATESALHLADLVFYCMDYNHVQSEVNFMFTKELTEEGKEVFLVVNQIDKHREEELSFLQFQESVKESFASWGVKPGRIFYTTLKEPTHPHNELKDLQTFIAEKVVMKDQLLELSVSNSLKKLIQEQMVFETNQNKDTIEKLEQKLSALPEDERNSLQGKIVELQQQLDLQMETLNQQKRKLELVINDILKNAYLMPFQTRELAEKFLESRQREFKVGLLFSKNKTKQERQARLQTFSSDMQEKVKSQLEWHLKDAITRFIKQEDINSADLLTKIQEYSVPFTSELLLKAEKKDARLSGEYVLNYTNDVAESLKTLARRELEPFMEDFLKIQGAKISRKTSKWEEELKVIKDFDHTWSELKTITDSQEKSKYKMEQILTENIKSDEIKEREIEKLLTVNEEFEIMSSRENVAVNSTKKVEKTIETPIETPTHAGLQVKDVVKKLKTAANLLNAVPGFKTSSEELTLTSDRLTNRGFTIALFGAFSAGKSSFANALIGQKLLPVSPNPTTAAINKIMPVTEENKHGLVKVKFKSEENLLEEVKRSLHLFELSAESLDHAVHVIESIDPDDSLFDVQGKVHYSFLTAFLRGYDFAKNHLGDTLQTKLEEFADYVAKEEKSCFVESIELYYDCELTRHGITLVDTPGADSINARHTGVAFDYIKNSDAILFVTYYNHAFSKADREFLIQLGRVKDTFSMDKMFFLVNAIDLARDEEEVQEVLGYVTDQLIQYGIRMPHVYPVSSMLGLKEKEEAINEGSRLDQFEERFYSFIENDLTEIALTSAMSELNRVKHVLKAFIHHAKQNREKKESYLLTLRDQEEAIGNLLRIDDQEQNLQKRLNLETDELAFYIKQRVFYRFNDFFKEAFNPSLLKDDGRSMKQALQRGLEEFLTSIGYDFAQELRATSLRVESFIEKLLLEVEQLLEGSIADINKDISFHSYEKRAWKSIEFANAFENLEAHLFKKALGYFKNPKSFFERNEKRLMMEELEVILSPLANSYVEEGSQRLKEHYQEVMNAEIQTLKEQMARECLDYYEGLRAALSDETSISNLEETERKLEELLSK; this is encoded by the coding sequence ATGTCAAATACAATCTTTCAACATGATACACAGATCACACTATCACGTCTTGCCAATCTACATACATATTTTCTTTCAAGGGGAAATGAAGAAACGGCACAAAAAGCAAAGCAATTGGCTATAAAACTTCAAGAGAGAGAATATGCAATTGCTTTTTGTGGTCATTTTTCAGCGGGAAAATCCACCATGATTAATACCTTAATTGGTGAAAATATTCTTCCTTCCAGCCCTATTCCAACAAGTGCGAATTTAGTGAAAGTGAAAGCAGGGGAGGACTATGCGAAGGTCTATTTTAACGAAGGAAGACCTCTATACTACAAGGCTCCCTACGACTATAGCATGGTCAAAACATACTGCAAAAATGGAGACGAGATTACGTCCATAGAGATTAGCAAGAGTAACACGAAGCTAACAGCTGGTACAGCGATATTAGATACACCAGGAATTGATTCAACAGATGATGCTCATCGAATCGCTACAGAGTCTGCTTTACACCTAGCGGATCTCGTGTTTTATTGCATGGATTATAATCATGTCCAATCTGAGGTTAACTTTATGTTTACTAAGGAACTAACCGAGGAAGGAAAGGAAGTTTTCTTAGTTGTAAATCAAATCGATAAGCATCGTGAGGAAGAGCTAAGCTTTCTTCAGTTTCAAGAAAGTGTAAAAGAATCCTTTGCTTCATGGGGAGTGAAACCAGGTCGTATATTTTATACAACGCTAAAGGAACCAACCCATCCTCACAATGAGTTAAAAGATCTACAAACGTTTATTGCTGAAAAAGTCGTTATGAAGGATCAGTTGTTAGAGCTCTCAGTTTCAAATTCTCTTAAAAAGCTTATTCAAGAACAAATGGTATTCGAAACAAATCAGAATAAAGATACCATTGAAAAACTTGAACAAAAATTAAGCGCCCTACCTGAAGATGAAAGGAATAGCTTACAAGGTAAGATAGTGGAGTTACAACAGCAGTTAGACTTACAAATGGAAACTCTAAACCAACAAAAGAGAAAGTTAGAGCTTGTGATTAATGATATTTTAAAAAATGCTTACTTGATGCCCTTTCAAACAAGAGAACTTGCGGAAAAATTTCTTGAGTCAAGACAGCGAGAGTTTAAAGTAGGATTATTGTTTTCTAAAAATAAGACAAAGCAAGAACGCCAAGCGAGATTACAGACATTTTCTTCTGATATGCAGGAAAAGGTAAAATCTCAACTTGAATGGCACTTGAAAGATGCGATTACTCGCTTTATAAAGCAAGAAGACATCAATAGTGCTGATTTACTAACGAAAATCCAGGAATATTCTGTACCTTTTACTTCAGAGCTTCTGTTAAAAGCGGAAAAGAAGGATGCGCGTTTATCTGGTGAGTACGTTTTGAACTATACAAATGATGTAGCGGAAAGCTTAAAAACTCTTGCTAGAAGAGAACTCGAGCCATTTATGGAAGATTTTCTAAAAATTCAAGGTGCTAAGATAAGCAGGAAGACTTCAAAATGGGAAGAAGAGTTAAAAGTCATAAAAGATTTTGATCATACATGGTCAGAGTTAAAAACGATAACGGATAGTCAAGAAAAGTCCAAATATAAAATGGAACAAATTTTAACTGAAAATATCAAGAGCGATGAAATAAAGGAACGTGAGATAGAAAAACTTCTTACTGTAAATGAAGAATTTGAGATCATGTCATCTAGAGAAAATGTAGCTGTAAATTCAACGAAAAAAGTAGAGAAGACTATAGAAACACCTATAGAAACACCAACACATGCAGGACTTCAAGTGAAAGATGTAGTAAAAAAGCTAAAGACAGCAGCGAACTTGTTAAACGCTGTACCAGGATTTAAAACGTCTTCAGAGGAACTGACATTAACATCCGATAGACTGACTAATAGAGGATTTACAATCGCACTTTTCGGTGCATTTAGTGCAGGCAAATCCTCCTTTGCAAATGCATTAATAGGGCAGAAGCTTCTGCCGGTTTCACCTAACCCAACTACGGCAGCGATAAATAAAATCATGCCTGTTACTGAAGAAAATAAGCATGGTTTAGTGAAAGTGAAATTTAAAAGTGAAGAGAATTTACTTGAGGAAGTAAAAAGATCCTTACATTTGTTCGAGCTTTCAGCGGAGTCATTAGACCATGCGGTTCATGTGATCGAATCAATAGATCCTGATGATTCGTTGTTTGATGTCCAAGGAAAAGTTCATTATTCTTTTTTAACAGCATTTTTACGGGGATACGATTTTGCGAAAAATCACTTAGGAGATACTCTTCAAACAAAGTTAGAAGAATTTGCTGATTACGTTGCGAAGGAAGAAAAATCGTGCTTTGTAGAGAGTATTGAGTTGTATTATGATTGTGAACTAACTCGTCATGGAATCACGCTTGTCGATACACCAGGCGCCGATTCTATTAATGCACGACATACAGGTGTTGCTTTTGACTATATTAAAAATTCAGATGCGATACTCTTTGTGACCTATTATAATCACGCCTTTTCTAAAGCGGACCGCGAGTTTTTAATACAGCTTGGTCGCGTAAAGGACACCTTTTCAATGGATAAAATGTTCTTTCTTGTAAATGCAATTGACTTGGCACGTGATGAAGAAGAGGTACAAGAAGTTCTTGGGTATGTAACAGATCAATTAATTCAGTATGGAATCCGTATGCCTCATGTTTATCCCGTTTCAAGCATGTTAGGTTTAAAAGAAAAAGAAGAAGCGATAAATGAAGGCTCTCGTTTGGATCAATTCGAAGAAAGGTTCTACTCGTTTATTGAAAACGACTTAACGGAGATCGCCCTAACATCAGCTATGTCAGAACTAAACCGAGTGAAACATGTACTAAAAGCTTTTATCCATCATGCGAAGCAGAATCGAGAAAAAAAGGAATCATACTTACTAACTCTACGGGATCAAGAGGAAGCTATTGGAAATCTGCTTCGTATAGATGATCAAGAACAAAATCTTCAAAAAAGATTAAATTTAGAAACCGATGAGTTAGCCTTTTATATTAAGCAAAGAGTGTTTTATCGATTTAATGATTTCTTTAAAGAGGCCTTTAATCCGTCTCTATTAAAGGATGATGGAAGAAGTATGAAACAGGCGTTACAAAGAGGACTTGAAGAATTTTTAACAAGTATTGGATATGATTTTGCTCAAGAATTAAGAGCGACTTCACTTAGGGTTGAGTCATTCATAGAAAAGTTACTGTTAGAAGTTGAACAGCTACTTGAAGGCTCAATTGCAGATATCAATAAAGATATATCCTTTCATTCGTATGAGAAACGTGCGTGGAAAAGTATAGAGTTTGCAAATGCCTTCGAGAATTTAGAGGCTCACTTATTTAAAAAAGCATTGGGCTATTTTAAAAATCCAAAATCGTTTTTTGAACGAAATGAAAAACGACTTATGATGGAGGAGCTAGAAGTCATTTTATCCCCACTAGCGAACAGTTATGTGGAGGAAGGAAGTCAACGATTAAAAGAGCATTATCAAGAAGTGATGAATGCTGAGATTCAGACATTGAAAGAACAAATGGCAAGAGAGTGCCTAGACTATTATGAAGGGTTACGGGCTGCTCTCAGTGATGAAACCTCTATCAGTAATCTTGAGGAAACAGAACGGAAGCTAGAGGAACTATTAAGTAAATAA
- a CDS encoding isoprenylcysteine carboxyl methyltransferase family protein: protein MMFFLFLAFVIFQRVCELAIAKRNEKWMKEQGGVEFGKTHYIFIVIVHVLFFISLCLEVLVQGKEISSYWPALVSLFLVTQIGRIWALSSLGKYWNTKIIVVPQAAVIKKGPYKFLKHPNYLIVTLEFLVIPLLFQAYGTLIAFSLLNALILMIRIPAEERALCNHTKYNEVFHKTSRFLPLPFMKKM from the coding sequence ATAATGTTTTTTTTATTTCTGGCATTTGTGATTTTTCAACGAGTTTGTGAATTAGCCATTGCTAAAAGAAATGAGAAATGGATGAAAGAGCAGGGTGGAGTAGAGTTTGGCAAAACGCATTACATTTTTATTGTGATTGTACATGTATTATTTTTTATATCCCTTTGTCTAGAGGTGTTGGTACAAGGAAAAGAAATCTCCTCATATTGGCCAGCGCTTGTCAGTTTGTTTTTGGTCACACAAATAGGAAGAATTTGGGCGCTTTCGTCTTTAGGAAAGTATTGGAATACGAAAATAATCGTAGTACCACAAGCTGCTGTTATTAAAAAAGGTCCTTATAAGTTTCTAAAGCACCCAAACTATTTAATCGTGACCCTAGAATTTCTTGTGATCCCACTTCTTTTTCAAGCATACGGAACACTTATTGCCTTTTCACTCCTTAACGCACTTATATTAATGATCCGAATTCCTGCGGAGGAAAGAGCTCTTTGTAACCATACAAAATACAATGAGGTATTCCATAAAACAAGCAGATTTCTCCCGTTGCCGTTTATGAAAAAAATGTGA